The following nucleotide sequence is from Triticum dicoccoides isolate Atlit2015 ecotype Zavitan chromosome 7B, WEW_v2.0, whole genome shotgun sequence.
agccatacTTTGTCACATTTTGTCAACTCAAGTTAAGCAGGTTTGGTCAAACTAGTTTGGTATTTGGTTCTATCAACGCACAATGCAAAACTCTTTTTGTGAAAAATAATCTCCATATGTTGCACAtataaaaagtgtggcaagattttctAAGAAAAGTCAAAGCGTGGCTAAATTTTTTAAACATATAAAGTAAGGCAAATGTGATGGAAACTGTGTGATAAACTATGACAAAGTTAGTCACCAACCAAGCAGGCCCAGTACGCTAgtgagaaaagtaaaaaaaaactgaCAATCTACCATGTACATTCGCATAGGTGTGGCAGCTCCAGCGAGGTGTCAAAAAAATTGGTAGCCGGTATGGGATGCACTATCTAAAATATTAGAAAAACCTAGCACGTTGACACTTCTATGCTATCACAAATTTCAAAATGTAAATtagatataaaaatgacaaatccGACAGTGAATAGCATATAATATAAGTTTGGCTGAGAATTTGCCCATTACCTCTATTGATTACAAATTTCTCATTTTTTGTATCTCAACCAATGCCTtaaattttgatttgaatttttgcGGCAACATATATTGATAATGCCGATGTACTAATTTTTTTCCAGATTTTCCTAACATTTTATTTTTTAGGCAATCCTGACATTTTAAATGGTGCAATGGAAGTTGGGTGCATTAGTGCAGCAGGTATCCCGCGGGCCGGTGCTGACATATCGGGGCGCTAGTGCAAAACAACGATATGAGCCCATTTAGTGAAAACACTCGTATTTTTATTTTATTCATCACAACAACAAAAAATCTGAGGAAAACTTTCGATCTATCCGTCAACTATCAAGGTAGTACAAAAAACACCAGAAGTATGAAAATTCATCCAGGCCAGGTCCATAAACCACGTAGCTATGACTGGGGCAAGCCAAAGGCatgccgctgtcatcgcccctccctcatcaGAGTCGGGCAAACCtggttgtagtagacagtcaggaagttGTTGTGCTAAGCCCCAATAGGACTAGCGCATCAGAACAACAACCGGCACCGATGAAGaaaacgtagatcggaaggatccaacttgTGGACACACGAACACAGACAAACGAAGACTGAATCCACGTGGATCCACTGAAGACTAGCACCGATCGAATCCCATGAGATTTGTCGAAGACAAACCTCAACACGTTGTCGGGCGATGATAGAAACATCATCGGAACGGGGGCTAGGAgggaagaaccttattccatctacaGAGAGCAGCCGCCACCTCACAtctctgagcaggacacaaaccctaacaaaactaaaagaaaaaacatTAGAAAATGAAGCCCTCCCGCCGCAAGGGTTAGGATCCACCGCACCTTCATGTCCCTAAGACTGCAAGAGACGAGGTAGACCAACGGCAGCATCGACGGGAGGCACGAGAAACCCTAGCACACTAGGTGCAGGTACTAGCGGTCACCGTAGTACGGGAATGCACGAGAAGATATGAGACCATGCTGATGTGGTTGCTAACCGGCAAGGTATGTCACCACACCAATATTCATACAAGTATATTGTAGAAAATGGAACTTTTATTGGAGATATTTTATAAAACTATGCATGTAATTTGCCTTCTAAGATAGTGTAGGTTGTATCAGTCGAGACAACAACAAAATGCGTCCTACGAGTGATCCATCAAGTTGGCCAGCCATGGCCTGGACTTGAATTTTATTTTAGCATGTCTGGATTTTGAACTGTTTTGCTTTGTTGCATTGTTGAATTATTGCATTGTGATGATTTTTGTGTTATATGATTGCATGAATGACATGAATTTGAGGGTTTAAATTTAAGGAGTGTGGTTGCCTCAGGAGCCGTCTGACGGTGTCTGTGGATGCGTTCGGGCGTGCCTGCAGTGGGCGGATTTGCCAAGTGAGCTGCATCCCCTTCGGCGCAAAGCTGGCTAAACGGGTTGTGCCCAGCACGCGGCACATCTAGGGCCATTCCTGGGCCTGGAGGCTGGGCGCGCGGGCCGGCACAGCACGGCCCATTTTTTTCTGAATCATATAAATATATATAACCTATATAATTTTTAGGCCCAAATACAGCCCATAAGGACGAACTGCTAAACAGAGAGTGCTAAACGGGCTAACGTGCCGGCCTGATTAACTAAGtggccgtgcctgggcctggaggcgcagcacgcgggccggcacggcacgccAGCTGTGCTCCGGCGTTTGGAGTGCCTAAAAAAATGCTCCGGCGTTTGGAATAAAAAAAAAAGGCGTTTCTTATCCCATTGAGTGTTCCACGGCGGCGCGGCGTGCCTCCATCCCCTCCGGCCTCTCCCCCCGACCCCGGCGGCACAGGCGGCCGTAAGTTTCTTCCTCACCTCTACCTTAATTTCTTCCCGATTTTCCGGATCCGCGACGTCTTAGGCTTCTTCCTCCCTCGGATTTCCCGTCACTCCTCGGATTCCCCTGCAGTTCAAGTTCCGGCCGGTGTCGGAGACGAAACGGCCTATATATAGATGGAGGAGAGGGCGGAGGAGATCGATCTGAGCAAGCCGAGGTTGCGCACGATGGGGAGAAAGCTACCCCCTTCTGCTCCGGCCACGACGCGGACTCCGGCGACGGGAAGGCGGCGCAAAGGCCCCTCCTTGGCCCCGCTCTCCGCCTGCAAGCGCCGGCGGACCCCTGAGGCTAGCGGCTGGGCTTCCCTCCCCACCGATATAGTCCACCTTGTCGCCAGCCGCCTGCTGACCGGCGACGTGGTGGACTACATCGTCTTCCGGGCCGTCTGCTCCGGCTGGCGCAGCTGCACGGGCCAAGTGAATGGAAGAGAGACCAATGATCAAGAGTAAATCTGTGTATATCAATGATGACAAGTTACATTTTTATTTGCACTCACCATGTGGTGGTTGAATCATATAAGCACACATAAATGCTGATAACATGGCCACTGTTCCTACATTGGTAGGTATGGTTCGGCTAATCACAAGTTGTCCCAATCAGGTCCAAAGCCGATATGGTACAAGCTAGCCAGGCAATTATCTTGCAGGTTAAGGGTGCCCAGCATCTCCATGTGCAGTCAGCACCGGTGAAGATAGTAAGCAAACGGTACACAGAGCTAGCCGAATGAACTCCAGCAACAGACCAGGGCAGCCGAATGAACTCCAGAACTAGCGGCGAAAACTCAGCAACAGAATAACCATTGATCGAGCAATCTCTCCAAAATAAGATGTGCCTGCCACCCCGCAACTGTAATGCAAACCTGACTGAAATACGAGCCTTGCAGAAATATCTCCAAATATTTGCAATCCCTGCCATGGTTTTCCAGGGTCAGTACAACGCAGCCACTCCCAAGCTCACACGAAGCGCAAGCCCCTGGAGCTTTAGGTTTCGATTCCTAGTCCCCCACCGCAGGTTGGCTGAACGACTTTGCTCCACGCCACAAGGCATTTTCCGCCATTGATTTCACCAGTACCTGCCCAAAACAAGGCTCTCTCCCACTTCTCCACTGCTCCCAATACCCATGTCGGCGCCTCAGTGACCAGCAGCTGATGAATGAGCTTCGCACATTTAACTGTCTTAATGGGGATGAGCCTTCCTGCCGTCGTGACAAGCCCATGCTGGCGAGACAAACATGGCCTGAATGCTTTTGCAGGCACAACTAGATATCAAGAACCACCACTATATATGCATAGCATAGACAAACTGCTGGCTAAAATCAAAAGATCATGCACAATGCGCCGGGACCCACCAAGGAATTGACCTAGCCACACAAAGATCCCAACCGAGCGAGCAAGGGAATTATGCATCAAGTGTCTATTGGCACTATTCATGTGAGGTGCTGTGACTCTGTTTCCTCCTTCGGATCAACAAACTGCAACACGAGGAATCCGTAGTTTAGAATCTTTTGCCTTGATGTTCTTCCTCAATTGCTCGAAAGATTCAGGTATAGAGTGGTACTCATGAAACATGAGTCCTTTTGTCCTTCAAAGGGGAAGAGAAGACAGTCATAATGTAGAATCGCACATGATACATGCAAAGAAGAGAAATTAAGAAAAACAGACTTACCACTCATGAGGATGGCAGTAGGTTAGAAGTTGGTCAGCAATGGTGAAAGGGCGCACGGAGGGTCGGATCCTATCCTTCCCGTCATGTATTTGGCATGACAGTGCTAGCCGCTCAGAGAAACCTGTCCTTACGGAGTGCACCACAACAGGGTCACGGTACAAAGAGAAGTAAATGGAGTTGCTGTTCACAGAAGGGAGGTCCCTGGCTAAACAGAGAGGGACCGATCCCTGCTGAGGAACAGCGCGTGGCCACCGAGGCAGTTCACTGGGATCAGCTCACCGCGGTCGATGTCCAACGCAAATAGCTTATAGGCATTTTGCTGTAAGGGCTCCACGCCACAATGTTGTGCAGTTAAATGGTGGATGGCAAGCAGCACTCGCCCACCAGACTCCACGAGGAAGTAGTTGCATAGGCTCGGATCACCAAAATTATTTGGAACATGAGCAAGCACAGGATGTGGTGATCTCGGATACAGCTGCATGATCTTCCTTGAGCCACCCTTGACGACTGTCGCGTAAAGCCTTCCTTGGAAGGGCAAGATGCTCCTAAGGAAAAGCCCTCGGTGGAGGACCTCCCAAGTTGGGCGGCCAGCCTCGGCGCCGATCATCACATGTGTCCACGGGAACCATGCCACCACGGCAATGGAGGTCGCGGACGCGCTGCAGACCGCGGCATTCATGTCAAGCAGAGAGTTCCGGTTCCTGACCGCGTCGTGGAACACAGGGACAAGGGACGGGAGGTCGACCACGACCCGTGTGAAGGGATGCAGCACCCGGACGGCGGCGGTGCGTTTGTTCAGAAGAATGATCAGTCCCTGGGTGAAACCGACGATCCTGTGGCGCCGGAGCTCCGgcaggcggacgcggaggcgcctgGCCGTCCGCGTGTGGAAGAAGCTGATCTCGCCGGCGTCGTCCGGGCGTACCCCGTCGCCGTCGCAGAGGGCGACCCAGCCGCGCGGCAAGAGGTCCGGTTTGCGCAGGGTGGGGTCGCGCGCGTCGCTCGTG
It contains:
- the LOC119340606 gene encoding uncharacterized protein LOC119340606, coding for MGKKLPPSTPTTGRRRIGPSLAPLSACKRRRTTEASGWASLPTDVVHLVTSRLLAGDVLDYTVFRAVCFGWRSCTSDARDPTLRKPDLLPRGWVALCDGDGVRPDDAGEISFFHTRTARRLRVRLPELRRHRIVGFTQGLIILLNKRTAAVRVLHPFTRVVVDLPSLVPVFHDAVRNRNSLLDMNAAVCSASATSIAVVAWFPWTHVMIGAEAGRPTWEVLHRGLFLRSILPFQGRLYATVVKGGSRKIMQLYPRSPHPVLAHVPNNFGDPSLCNYFLVESGGRVLLAIHHLTAQHCGVEPLQQNAYKLFALDIDRGELIPVNCLGGHALFLSRDRSLSV